From one Gadus morhua chromosome 8, gadMor3.0, whole genome shotgun sequence genomic stretch:
- the abhd3 gene encoding phospholipase ABHD3 has translation MISLDINLNVLTRDLSLYLENQVKVGLFGSGVGLSLVLGFSAAYTCYYLVSVAKKPQLVAGGKKFYKFLREQCPVVSETYYPTFWCWESRIQTLLRPFVTAKPGVTYRNELIKAADGGQISLDWFDNDESPTHPDPASRPTVILLPGLTGTSRESYILHMVQQSRDLGYRCVVFNNRGVSGEMLLTPRTYCAANTEDLETVMEHIQRTNEAAPLMAAGVSMGGMMLANYLGRKGRATCLKGVVLFSAGWDVFECTASLEKPLDRFIFNSYLTSCLQASVDRHRPVLEKAYDIDHVMKAKTIREFDERFTSIMFGYPTNDDYYHAASPVHTLRSVQVPMLCLNAADDVFSPSHAIPVEAAKQNPNVALLITCHGGHIGFLEGFWPRQSTYMDRVFKQFAQAVIEEGALLTDLSS, from the exons ATGATCTCCCTGGACATCAATCTCAACGTTTTGACGAGGGACCTGTCACTTTATTTGGAAAACCAAGTGAAAGTTGGTCTATTCGGATCTGGAGTCGGACTGTCGCTGGTGCTTGGCTTTAGCGCAGCGTATACATGTTACTACTTGGTGTCCGTGGCTAAG AAGCCTCAGCTGGTCGCTGGGGGTAAGAAGTTCTACAAGTTTCTGCGGGAACAATGTCCGGTGGTTTCAGAGACCTACTACCCCACTTTCTGGTGCTGGGAGAGTCGAATCCAGACGCTGCTGAGACCTTTCGTCACAGCCAAACCCGGGGTCACCTACAGAAA TGAACTCATTAAGGCAGCAGACGGGGGCCAGATCTCCCTGGATTGGTTTGACAACGATGAGAGCCCCACCCACCCCGACCCCGCCTCCAGGCCCACCGTCATCCTCCTGCCCGGCCTCACCGGGACCAGCCGGGAGTCCTACATCCTGCACATGGTCCAACAGAGCCGAGATCTAGGCTATAG ATGTGTGGTATTCAACAACAGAGGAGTCTCTGGTGAAATGCTTTTG acccccaggacATACTGTGCTGCCAACACGGAGGACCTTGAGACGGTCATGGAGCACATCCAGCGGACCAACGAGGCGGCGCCCCTCATGGCGGCAGGAGTCTCCATGGGCGG CATGATGCTGGCCAACTACTTGGGACGCAAGGGCCGCGCCACCTGTCTGAAGGGGGTGGTGCTGTTCTCGGCCGGCTGGGATGTGTTCGAGTGCACCGCCTCGCTGGAGAAACCTCTGGACCGCTTCATCTTCAACTCCTACCTCACAAGCTGCCTGCAGGCCTCTGTGGACAG GCACAGACCAGTGCTTGAGAAAGCTTACGACATAGATCATGTTATGAAG GCAAAGACCATCCGAGAATTTGACGAGAGGTTCACCTCCATCATGTTCGGCTACCCCACTAACGATGACTACTACCACGCAGCCAGCCCGGTGCACACGCTGAGGTCGGTGCAGGTGCCGATGCTCTGCTTGAACGCTGCCGATGAcgtcttctccccctctcacg CCATTCCAGTGGAGGCCGCGAAGCAGAACCCCAACGTGGCCCTCCTCATCACATGTCATGGGGGCCACATTGGCTTCCTGGAGGGCTTTTGGCCGCGACAGAGCACGTACATGGACCGTGTGTTTAAGCAGTTTGCCCAGGCTGTCATAGAGGAAGGAGCCCTTCTCACGGACCTATCCTCATGA